In a single window of the Methylococcus sp. Mc7 genome:
- a CDS encoding P-II family nitrogen regulator produces the protein MKEIKAVIQPYRLRSLRNAFRRMAGFPGMSVWRVEGCSSHEGEEVYDSLRSELTDFSHKVRIEILAEEAQVEEIVRIIYENTHSGRLGDGIVWVTPVEQSRRLSE, from the coding sequence GTGAAAGAGATCAAGGCTGTCATCCAGCCCTACCGCTTGAGATCCCTGCGCAACGCTTTCCGTCGCATGGCCGGTTTCCCCGGCATGAGCGTCTGGCGGGTGGAGGGTTGCAGCTCCCACGAAGGCGAGGAAGTCTACGACAGCCTGCGCAGCGAGCTGACCGATTTCTCGCACAAGGTCCGGATCGAGATACTCGCGGAAGAAGCCCAGGTCGAGGAAATCGTCCGGATCATCTACGAGAACACCCACTCCGGGCGGCTCGGCGACGGCATCGTATGGGTGACGCCGGTCGAGCAGAGCCGGCGGCTGAGCGAGTGA
- a CDS encoding IS1380 family transposase — protein MPRFEVKQSSKLQLTSYSGLALIGQCCQAAQVEAVIDPKIPVSQGMRTSDIVKSVVGLLSLGKSDFEAIEPFRNDRFFKESLGLTKVPGAVWLRQRLNAKAEAIRDLADELSLRLLERTEAPITPHKGYVCCDIDTFAMDNSGTKKEAVSRTYQGFDGYTPIAAYLGNEGWNTGLELRPGSRHSAFETHYFYERLFPRIERLVKPDQPVLLREDSGFDGAQLLFAKAAERDRQAALGRSLDFICKWNPRKQDKGDWVKRAEEAGAFAEARPGKRVALLSLEVERAWHKEKRSFRLVAQVTERTIDKKGQHLLAPEVELEGWWTTLSCSAEEVIELYQHHGMHEQFHSEFKTDLDLERLPSGKFDTNDVILHLAAFAYNCLRLLGQIGLTGEIAPIRHPAKRRRIRTVLQEIMYRAAKFVAHARRLILDFGRGVAANVAVFVMLQNRLWAAASG, from the coding sequence ATGCCGCGCTTTGAAGTCAAGCAATCCAGCAAGCTGCAACTGACCTCGTATTCCGGCCTGGCGCTGATTGGCCAGTGCTGCCAGGCGGCGCAGGTGGAGGCGGTCATTGACCCGAAGATCCCGGTGTCGCAAGGCATGCGTACCTCGGACATCGTCAAGAGCGTGGTCGGGCTGTTGAGTCTGGGCAAGAGCGACTTCGAAGCCATCGAGCCATTCCGGAATGATCGCTTCTTCAAGGAGTCGCTGGGGCTGACGAAGGTGCCCGGAGCCGTGTGGCTGCGCCAGCGTCTGAATGCCAAGGCGGAAGCCATCCGCGATCTGGCCGATGAGCTTTCCCTGAGGCTGCTGGAGCGAACCGAGGCGCCGATCACGCCGCACAAGGGCTATGTCTGCTGCGACATCGATACCTTCGCCATGGACAATAGTGGCACGAAGAAGGAAGCGGTGTCGCGCACCTATCAGGGCTTCGACGGTTACACGCCGATTGCCGCCTATCTCGGCAACGAAGGCTGGAACACCGGGCTGGAACTGAGGCCAGGGTCCCGCCACTCGGCGTTCGAGACGCACTACTTCTACGAGCGGCTGTTTCCGCGCATCGAACGCCTGGTCAAACCGGATCAGCCCGTGCTGCTGCGCGAGGACAGCGGTTTCGACGGCGCACAGCTTCTGTTCGCCAAGGCCGCGGAGCGAGACCGGCAAGCCGCGCTGGGGCGAAGCCTCGACTTCATCTGCAAGTGGAACCCCCGCAAGCAGGACAAGGGGGACTGGGTCAAGCGCGCCGAGGAGGCGGGCGCCTTTGCCGAGGCTCGTCCAGGCAAGCGGGTTGCGTTGCTGTCGTTGGAAGTGGAACGCGCCTGGCACAAGGAGAAGCGCTCCTTCCGCCTGGTCGCCCAGGTGACCGAGCGCACCATCGACAAGAAGGGCCAACACCTGCTGGCCCCGGAGGTCGAACTGGAAGGCTGGTGGACGACGCTCTCCTGTTCCGCCGAGGAAGTGATCGAACTCTACCAGCACCACGGCATGCATGAGCAGTTCCACTCCGAGTTCAAGACCGACCTTGATCTGGAGCGGCTGCCCTCGGGCAAGTTCGACACCAACGACGTGATCCTGCATCTGGCGGCCTTCGCCTACAACTGCCTGCGTCTCTTGGGACAGATCGGCCTGACCGGCGAGATTGCGCCGATCCGTCATCCGGCCAAGCGCCGCCGCATCCGGACCGTGCTACAGGAGATCATGTACCGGGCGGCGAAGTTCGTCGCCCATGCCCGCCGGCTGATCCTCGATTTCGGCCGTGGCGTGGCGGCAAACGTAGCCGTGTTCGTGATGCTTCAGAATCGGCTGTGGGCGGCGGCGTCCGGATGA
- a CDS encoding NAD(P)H-hydrate dehydratase, producing the protein MPSHSNDTLPTALFTAAQVRAMDRHAIDGLGIPGLELMHRAGTAAFAALRERWPDAKTLSVVCGPGNNGGDGYVIARLALAAGFDVRAYPVGPVERLRGDAAAAFAEYRDVDGPVLNFIPPGFEGAEILIDALLGTGLDRDVAGECAAVIEAINDFPGEVVSVDIPSGLNADTGAVMGNAVHADLTVSFIGLKQGLFTGAGPAHCGEIVFDDLDTPPEVRLGQTPSSRLLRSTEYAPSPRQRDAHKGQCGHVLVIGGERGYSGAARMAGEAAARTGAGLVSIATRTSHSPLLNLARPELMVHGVESGRELEPLLQRASVAAVGPGLGCSDWAKALFDTAVASGKPLVVDADALNLLAEHALQCDRWVLTPHPGEAARLLGLSSAAIQRDRFAAVSALQRRYGGIAVLKGAGTLVAGPDGVPHVARWGNPGMASGGMGDVLTGVIAGLLAQHVPLFEAACLGVRLHGQAGDLAAAAGERGLLAGDVIEALRACVNR; encoded by the coding sequence ATGCCATCCCATTCGAACGACACCCTTCCCACCGCACTTTTCACCGCGGCCCAGGTGCGGGCCATGGATCGCCACGCCATCGACGGCCTGGGGATTCCGGGACTGGAACTGATGCACCGGGCCGGCACCGCGGCCTTCGCGGCACTGCGCGAGCGCTGGCCGGATGCGAAGACCCTGTCCGTCGTCTGCGGCCCCGGCAACAACGGCGGCGACGGCTACGTGATCGCCCGGCTGGCGCTGGCGGCGGGCTTCGACGTCCGCGCCTATCCCGTCGGTCCCGTCGAGCGGCTGCGGGGAGATGCCGCGGCCGCGTTCGCGGAGTACCGGGACGTCGATGGGCCGGTGCTGAACTTCATTCCGCCCGGCTTCGAAGGCGCCGAGATCCTGATCGACGCCCTGCTCGGCACCGGCCTGGACCGGGACGTGGCTGGCGAATGCGCCGCCGTCATCGAGGCGATCAACGATTTCCCCGGCGAGGTGGTCTCCGTGGACATCCCGTCCGGACTCAACGCAGACACCGGGGCGGTGATGGGAAACGCGGTCCATGCCGACCTTACGGTCAGCTTCATCGGCCTCAAGCAGGGCCTGTTCACCGGAGCCGGCCCCGCGCACTGCGGCGAGATCGTCTTCGACGATCTGGACACGCCGCCAGAGGTCCGGCTGGGCCAGACGCCTTCGTCGCGCTTGCTGCGGAGCACCGAGTACGCCCCGTCGCCTCGGCAACGGGACGCGCACAAAGGCCAATGCGGACACGTGCTGGTGATCGGCGGGGAACGCGGTTACAGCGGGGCGGCGCGGATGGCAGGCGAAGCGGCGGCGCGTACCGGGGCGGGACTGGTCAGCATCGCCACCCGGACGTCTCACTCGCCCCTGCTGAACCTGGCCCGGCCGGAGCTGATGGTGCACGGCGTCGAATCCGGCCGAGAACTCGAGCCGCTGCTGCAACGCGCATCGGTGGCGGCAGTCGGCCCCGGTCTGGGATGCTCGGACTGGGCGAAGGCACTGTTCGACACCGCCGTCGCCAGCGGCAAACCGCTGGTGGTCGACGCCGACGCGCTGAATCTACTGGCGGAGCACGCGCTCCAGTGCGACCGCTGGGTACTGACGCCGCATCCCGGCGAAGCCGCCCGCCTGCTCGGGCTTTCCAGCGCCGCCATCCAGCGCGACCGCTTCGCCGCCGTGTCCGCCTTGCAGCGGCGCTACGGCGGCATCGCCGTGCTCAAAGGCGCCGGCACGCTGGTCGCCGGACCGGATGGCGTCCCGCACGTGGCTCGCTGGGGCAATCCCGGCATGGCCAGCGGCGGCATGGGCGACGTGCTCACCGGGGTGATCGCGGGGCTTCTGGCGCAGCACGTACCGCTCTTCGAAGCCGCCTGTCTGGGGGTGCGGCTGCATGGCCAGGCGGGCGACCTGGCCGCAGCGGCCGGAGAGCGGGGTCTCCTGGCCGGCGACGTGATCGAGGCCTTGCGCGCCTGCGTCAACCGGTGA
- the tsaE gene encoding tRNA (adenosine(37)-N6)-threonylcarbamoyltransferase complex ATPase subunit type 1 TsaE, which yields MILYLPDEKATLAFAARLQTTLPPGCVVFLHGNLGAGKTTLVRGYLRAAGYQGTVKSPTYTLVEEYPLADRTVYHFDLYRLNDPEELEWMGIRDYFRPDALCFVEWPEKGEGFLPSPDLEIHLEPENTGRRLRISPNPF from the coding sequence GTGATCCTATACCTTCCCGATGAGAAGGCGACGCTGGCCTTCGCCGCCCGCCTGCAGACGACTCTGCCGCCCGGATGCGTCGTGTTCCTCCACGGCAATCTGGGTGCCGGCAAGACCACCCTGGTGCGTGGTTATCTCCGCGCCGCCGGCTACCAGGGCACGGTCAAGAGCCCGACTTACACCCTGGTCGAGGAATACCCTCTGGCCGACCGCACCGTCTACCATTTCGATCTATACCGCCTGAACGACCCGGAAGAACTCGAATGGATGGGCATTCGCGACTATTTCCGGCCGGACGCCCTGTGTTTCGTGGAATGGCCGGAGAAGGGCGAAGGCTTCCTTCCCTCGCCCGACCTGGAAATCCACCTGGAGCCGGAGAACACGGGAAGGCGGCTCCGAATCAGCCCGAATCCGTTCTGA
- a CDS encoding addiction module protein produces MGSKEILSEALQLKPEERFAIVEGLLKSLDEPDKKLDDVWAEEAEKRLKAYREGRLEGMPMEEVLKDET; encoded by the coding sequence ATGGGTAGTAAAGAAATTCTTAGTGAGGCTTTGCAATTAAAGCCAGAAGAAAGATTTGCGATTGTTGAGGGTTTGCTGAAGAGCTTGGACGAGCCGGACAAAAAGCTCGATGATGTCTGGGCTGAAGAGGCGGAAAAGAGGCTAAAGGCGTATCGAGAAGGAAGATTGGAAGGAATGCCAATGGAGGAAGTTCTCAAGGATGAGACATGA
- a CDS encoding efflux RND transporter permease subunit: MIEALLRAALKQRLVVLVVALALLGFGIDAARKLSVDAFPDVTNVQVQIAAEAPGRSPEEVERFITVPIEVAMTGLPGLTELRSLNKNGLSIVTLVFTDATDVYFARQLVMERLIEVASRMPEDVTPVLGPVSTALGEVYQYTLERPDDGQRALTYEELVERRTVQDWVVRPLLRSIPGVAEINSQGGFVKQYQVLANPDRLRHYEISLREVYESLARNNANSGGGILPHFAQQYLIRGVALISSLEDIRSIVLKEISGVPVHLGDVAEVRFGHQVRAGAIVKNGYTESVAGVVMMVRGGNAKEIVARIKARVDEINRKGMLPDGLRIVPFYDRTDLVDAALNTVTKALTEGILLVIGVLFVFMGEIRSSLIVVSTLILTPLLTFLVMNHYGISANLMTLGGLAIAIGMVVDGSVVVVENAVSQLSERRDTGESQVRIVFESTLEVGIPVIFGVGIIVLVFLPLLMLEGMEGKLFAPLALTIAIAQAISLVLGMVLAPVLSSYVLKPQAHAETRIITWIKRPYARLLHWLMPRGVLVCTVMGTLLAAALALFPFLGTSFIPTLNEGTITPGVTRVPSIAFDESLRMEMEAMKLVMEVPGVKMAVSKLGRGESPADPAGPNEADPVVTLMPKSDMPDGWDKTRIEEEIRRKLDVLPGIQLVMSQPIADRLDEMVSGVRSQVAIKLFGDDLSVLKEKGDEIAKVLKDIKGTKDLRVERVTGQQYLTIDVDRAAIARHGINASDIHDIIETAVGGKKATEIYEGQRRFDAVVRYPESFRNSVERIHTIALLSPNGAVVPLDDVAHIRLQDGPAQISRETGRRRIVIGANLEDRDVGGYVAEAQQKIARMVDLPEGYSLDWGGQFENMQRAMARLGITVPITIAMIFFLLFVLFNSLRYAALILLELPFSCIGGIFGLFATGEYLSVPASVGFIALFGVAVLNGVVLVSCIIDLRTNGYSQYDACVQACMQRLRPVLMTASAALLGLIPMLFGTGPGSEIQRPLAIVVISGLVFSTALTLLVLPTVYRWFEEKRIEA; the protein is encoded by the coding sequence ATGATAGAAGCTCTGCTGCGGGCCGCGCTCAAGCAGCGGCTGGTGGTGCTGGTCGTGGCTCTTGCCCTCCTCGGCTTCGGCATCGATGCGGCGCGCAAGCTGTCGGTCGACGCCTTCCCCGACGTCACCAACGTCCAGGTGCAGATCGCCGCCGAGGCGCCCGGCCGCTCGCCGGAGGAGGTCGAGCGCTTCATCACGGTGCCGATCGAAGTCGCCATGACCGGACTGCCCGGCCTGACCGAGCTGCGCTCGCTGAACAAGAACGGCCTGTCCATCGTGACCCTGGTGTTCACCGACGCCACCGACGTCTACTTCGCCCGCCAACTGGTGATGGAGCGGCTGATCGAAGTGGCATCGCGTATGCCGGAAGACGTCACGCCGGTGCTGGGGCCGGTGTCGACGGCGCTGGGAGAGGTCTATCAGTACACGCTGGAGCGCCCCGACGACGGCCAGCGGGCGTTGACCTACGAGGAACTGGTGGAGCGGCGCACGGTGCAGGACTGGGTGGTGCGGCCGCTGCTGCGGAGCATTCCCGGCGTGGCGGAGATCAATTCGCAAGGCGGCTTCGTCAAGCAATACCAGGTTCTCGCCAACCCCGACCGGCTGCGTCACTACGAGATCAGCCTGCGCGAGGTCTACGAATCCCTGGCCCGCAACAACGCCAACAGCGGCGGCGGCATTCTTCCCCATTTCGCCCAGCAGTACCTGATACGGGGCGTGGCTCTGATCTCGAGCCTGGAAGACATCCGCAGCATCGTCCTCAAGGAGATCAGCGGCGTGCCGGTGCATCTGGGAGACGTGGCGGAAGTCCGGTTCGGGCACCAGGTGAGAGCCGGCGCCATCGTCAAGAACGGTTATACCGAGTCGGTCGCCGGGGTGGTGATGATGGTGCGGGGCGGCAACGCCAAGGAAATCGTCGCTCGGATCAAGGCGCGGGTGGACGAGATCAACCGCAAAGGGATGCTGCCGGATGGACTCAGGATCGTGCCGTTCTACGACCGGACCGACCTGGTCGACGCGGCCTTGAACACCGTCACCAAGGCGCTGACCGAAGGCATCCTGCTGGTGATCGGGGTACTTTTCGTCTTCATGGGAGAAATCCGCTCCAGTCTGATCGTGGTTTCCACCCTGATCCTGACCCCCCTCCTGACTTTCCTGGTCATGAATCACTACGGCATCTCGGCCAACCTGATGACGCTCGGCGGGCTCGCCATCGCCATCGGCATGGTGGTCGACGGTTCGGTGGTGGTGGTGGAGAACGCGGTGAGCCAACTGAGCGAACGCCGCGACACCGGCGAAAGCCAGGTCCGCATCGTGTTCGAATCGACCCTGGAGGTGGGCATTCCGGTGATCTTCGGCGTCGGGATCATCGTGCTGGTGTTCCTGCCCCTGCTCATGCTGGAGGGCATGGAAGGCAAGCTGTTCGCCCCGCTCGCCCTGACCATCGCCATCGCCCAGGCGATTTCGCTGGTACTGGGCATGGTGCTGGCGCCGGTGCTCTCGTCCTACGTCCTCAAGCCGCAGGCGCATGCCGAAACCCGGATCATCACCTGGATCAAGCGTCCGTACGCCAGGCTTTTGCACTGGCTGATGCCTCGCGGCGTCCTGGTCTGCACCGTGATGGGGACATTGCTGGCCGCGGCGCTGGCATTGTTTCCATTCCTCGGCACTTCGTTCATCCCGACGCTCAACGAAGGCACGATCACGCCCGGCGTCACCCGCGTGCCCAGCATTGCTTTCGATGAATCGCTGCGCATGGAAATGGAGGCCATGAAGCTGGTCATGGAAGTGCCTGGCGTCAAGATGGCCGTGTCCAAGCTGGGCCGGGGCGAGAGTCCGGCCGACCCGGCCGGGCCGAACGAGGCCGATCCGGTGGTGACGCTGATGCCGAAAAGCGACATGCCGGACGGCTGGGACAAGACGCGCATCGAGGAGGAAATCCGCCGCAAGCTCGACGTGTTGCCGGGTATCCAGCTGGTGATGAGCCAGCCCATCGCCGACCGGCTCGACGAAATGGTGTCGGGCGTCCGCTCCCAGGTCGCCATCAAGCTGTTCGGCGACGATCTGTCCGTGCTGAAGGAAAAGGGCGACGAAATCGCCAAAGTCCTCAAGGACATCAAGGGCACCAAGGATTTGCGGGTGGAGCGCGTGACCGGCCAGCAGTACCTCACCATCGACGTGGACCGCGCCGCCATCGCACGCCATGGTATCAATGCCTCGGATATTCACGACATCATCGAGACGGCCGTGGGCGGGAAGAAGGCCACCGAAATCTATGAAGGCCAGCGCCGGTTCGACGCGGTGGTGCGCTATCCGGAGAGCTTCCGCAACAGCGTCGAGCGCATCCATACGATCGCCCTGCTGTCTCCGAACGGCGCGGTGGTGCCGCTGGACGACGTCGCCCATATCCGGCTGCAGGACGGTCCGGCTCAGATCAGCCGCGAGACGGGCCGGCGCCGTATCGTGATCGGTGCCAATCTGGAGGACCGCGACGTGGGCGGCTACGTCGCCGAAGCCCAGCAGAAGATCGCCCGGATGGTCGACCTGCCGGAAGGCTATTCCCTGGACTGGGGCGGCCAGTTCGAGAACATGCAGCGGGCCATGGCCCGGCTCGGCATCACCGTGCCGATCACCATCGCGATGATCTTCTTCCTGCTGTTCGTGCTGTTCAACTCGCTGCGTTACGCGGCGCTGATCCTGCTGGAACTGCCGTTTTCCTGCATCGGTGGGATCTTTGGCCTGTTCGCGACCGGCGAATACCTGTCGGTGCCGGCCTCGGTGGGGTTCATCGCCCTGTTCGGTGTCGCGGTGCTGAACGGTGTGGTGCTGGTTTCCTGCATCATCGACCTGCGCACGAATGGCTACAGCCAGTACGATGCGTGCGTGCAGGCCTGCATGCAGCGCCTGAGGCCGGTGCTGATGACCGCATCGGCCGCGCTGCTCGGCCTGATCCCCATGCTGTTCGGCACCGGCCCGGGTTCGGAAATCCAGCGCCCCCTGGCGATCGTGGTGATCAGCGGGCTGGTGTTTTCCACGGCACTGACCCTGCTGGTCCTGCCGACCGTTTACCGCTGGTTCGAGGAAAAGCGGATCGAGGCCTGA
- a CDS encoding type II toxin-antitoxin system RelE/ParE family toxin — protein MKVVFSKYAVQELNDAVSYYELQYEGLGRRFREEVKKAIRRMSEYPKAWSVERKDVRKYLLHKFPYKLLYSIEEDHLFVIAIAHQHRKPDYWIERNKA, from the coding sequence ATGAAGGTTGTATTTTCAAAGTACGCCGTCCAGGAGTTGAATGACGCCGTTTCTTATTATGAGCTTCAATACGAGGGGCTGGGTCGAAGGTTTAGAGAGGAGGTAAAGAAAGCGATACGCAGAATGTCTGAATATCCTAAAGCGTGGTCGGTCGAGCGGAAGGATGTCAGAAAATACCTGCTTCATAAGTTTCCATACAAATTGCTATATTCGATCGAAGAGGACCATCTCTTCGTGATTGCTATAGCGCATCAACACAGAAAGCCGGATTACTGGATTGAAAGAAACAAAGCATGA